In the bacterium genome, one interval contains:
- the pseI gene encoding pseudaminic acid synthase, giving the protein MNDAGHPAPAPVRLGDREVGPGRPVFVVAELSANHGHDYDTARRLVEAAARAGADAVKVQTYTPDTLTIACDRPEFRIGTGTQWEGRTLHDLYAEAHMPWDWQPRLMAAAAELGVPLFSTPFDEKAVDFLEDMGVACHKIASFELVDLPLIRKAAATGKPLIMSTGMASADEVAEAVATARAAGAGGLVLLKCTSAYPATPDSMNLRTIGDLAARFGVPAGLSDHTLGIAVPVAAVALGACMVEKHITLRRADGGPDAAFSLEPDEFGAMVQAVRVAEQALGEVRYGVGVSEEASRVFRRSLFVVADVAAGEELTTENVRAIRPGYGLHTRHLDEVLGRRASRDIARGTPLGWELVASGDPAAATIGSGT; this is encoded by the coding sequence GACCGCGAGGTCGGTCCCGGCCGGCCCGTGTTCGTGGTGGCCGAGCTGTCGGCCAACCACGGCCACGACTACGACACGGCCCGGCGGCTGGTCGAGGCCGCGGCCCGCGCCGGCGCCGACGCCGTCAAGGTGCAGACCTACACGCCGGACACCCTGACCATCGCCTGCGACCGGCCGGAGTTCCGCATCGGCACCGGTACCCAGTGGGAAGGCCGCACGCTCCACGACCTGTACGCCGAGGCCCACATGCCCTGGGACTGGCAGCCGCGCCTCATGGCGGCCGCCGCCGAACTGGGCGTGCCGCTGTTCTCGACCCCCTTCGACGAGAAGGCGGTCGACTTCCTCGAGGACATGGGCGTGGCCTGCCACAAGATCGCCAGCTTCGAGCTGGTCGATCTGCCGCTGATCCGCAAGGCCGCGGCCACGGGCAAGCCGCTGATCATGTCGACGGGCATGGCGTCGGCCGACGAGGTGGCGGAGGCGGTGGCGACGGCCCGCGCGGCCGGCGCCGGCGGCCTGGTGCTGCTCAAGTGCACGAGCGCCTACCCGGCCACCCCCGACAGCATGAACCTGCGCACCATCGGCGACCTGGCCGCGCGCTTCGGCGTCCCGGCCGGCCTGTCCGACCACACCCTGGGCATCGCCGTGCCCGTGGCCGCGGTGGCGCTGGGCGCCTGCATGGTGGAGAAGCACATCACCCTGCGCCGGGCCGACGGCGGCCCCGACGCGGCGTTCTCCCTGGAGCCGGACGAGTTCGGCGCCATGGTGCAGGCCGTGCGCGTGGCGGAACAGGCCCTGGGCGAGGTGCGCTACGGCGTGGGCGTGAGCGAGGAGGCGAGCCGCGTCTTCCGGCGCTCGCTCTTCGTGGTGGCGGACGTGGCGGCGGGCGAGGAACTGACGACGGAGAACGTCCGGGCCATCCGGCCCGGCTACGGATTGCACACGCGGCACCTGGACGAGGTGCTGGGCCGCAGGGCGTCCCGCGACATCGCGCGGGGCACGCCCCTGGGCTGGGAACTGGTGGCGAGCGGCGATCCGGCCGCGGCAACGATCGGGAGCGGAACATGA